A region from the Vibrio navarrensis genome encodes:
- a CDS encoding phasin family protein yields the protein MYTDFFKTFTDQTEKNLQPYFKFNKLVTKNVEVLTELQLNAIRTYSEMGLAQMKAASEIKDVTSLATFNSQQLGVLTKLSQQMLDDSNKLQAIAKEFKDDVEKMTSENIKTVTPA from the coding sequence ATGTACACGGATTTTTTCAAAACTTTTACTGATCAAACAGAGAAAAACCTACAACCTTACTTCAAGTTCAACAAGCTGGTAACGAAAAACGTTGAAGTTCTGACTGAACTGCAACTAAACGCGATTCGCACCTACAGCGAAATGGGTTTGGCGCAAATGAAAGCGGCATCTGAAATTAAAGATGTTACTTCACTGGCCACATTTAACAGTCAGCAACTGGGTGTATTGACTAAGCTATCTCAGCAAATGCTGGACGACAGCAACAAGCTGCAAGCGATCGCCAAAGAGTTCAAAGACGATGTTGAAAAGATGACTTCGGAAAATATCAAAACAGTTACACCTGCGTAA
- the secF gene encoding protein translocase subunit SecF — protein MINSMKKHIRSIRYLTSVISLALMLVALGALAVRGLNLGLDFTGGMVTEVALAPTVTNHQLLDAVQPILGESATVTKAGEEGRWVIRYSLPEEQTSLPDLSSGLASVSSQVSVISNSVVGAQVGQDLLEQGGMAMLVCLLAILGYLCLRFEWRLAGGSLVALLHDVVLVLGFFAITQMEFNLTVFAAILAILGYSLNDSIIIADRIRELLIAKQDDTTEQINDQAVIGTFSRTMVTSGTTLITIAALWLMGGSALLGFSTAMFIGVLSGTWSSISIGTVLPEWWQLKPVHYLPAEIDTAP, from the coding sequence ATGATCAATTCTATGAAAAAGCACATCCGTTCGATCCGTTACTTGACCAGCGTCATTTCACTCGCACTGATGCTCGTTGCTTTGGGAGCATTGGCGGTACGCGGTTTAAATCTAGGGTTAGATTTTACCGGAGGTATGGTCACTGAAGTGGCGTTAGCGCCCACGGTGACCAATCATCAGTTACTCGATGCAGTACAACCGATTTTGGGTGAATCGGCTACGGTGACTAAGGCGGGAGAAGAGGGGCGATGGGTGATTCGCTACTCATTACCTGAGGAGCAAACCAGCCTTCCAGATCTATCCAGTGGGTTGGCATCTGTCTCCTCGCAGGTATCGGTGATTAGCAATAGTGTGGTTGGGGCACAAGTTGGGCAGGATTTACTTGAACAAGGCGGCATGGCCATGCTGGTTTGTCTCTTGGCGATTTTGGGTTACCTCTGTCTGCGCTTTGAATGGCGTCTAGCCGGCGGCTCTTTAGTGGCTTTGCTTCACGATGTAGTACTGGTGCTGGGTTTCTTTGCTATCACGCAGATGGAATTTAATTTGACGGTTTTCGCTGCCATTTTAGCGATATTGGGTTACTCTCTGAACGATTCGATCATTATTGCTGATCGTATTCGTGAACTGTTGATCGCTAAACAAGACGACACCACGGAGCAGATCAACGATCAAGCCGTGATAGGCACGTTTTCGCGTACCATGGTCACGTCGGGGACCACGCTCATCACCATCGCTGCACTCTGGTTAATGGGCGGTAGCGCCTTGCTGGGTTTCTCAACGGCGATGTTTATTGGCGTGCTCTCTGGTACTTGGTCGTCAATTTCTATTGGTACGGTCTTACCAGAATGGTGGCAGCTTAAACCAGTCCATTACTTGCCGGCAGAAATCGACACAGCTCCTTAG
- a CDS encoding acetyl-CoA C-acetyltransferase, with the protein MEKVYIVAAKRTPIGSFGGALKNTSAGELAAVAIKGALAQAKVDVEHIDEVIVGNVVSAGQGMGVGRQASVYAGIPASVPAYTLNMVCGSGMKTVMDAASHIRSGDAEIVVAAGVEVMSQIPFAMPGSVRDGNKMGHLSMQDLLIADGLTDVFNQYHMGVTAENVAKQVGISREMQDQYALASQQKAVAAIEAGKFKQEIVPVEVKQRRETVLFDTDEYPKANATLEGLKGLRPAFDKEGSVTAGNASGINDGASAIILASEHAVKTYGLQPLAEVVSYAQSGLAPEIMGLGPVEAVSKALAKAQLSTDDIDVYELNEAFAAQALGVIHKLAEQHQVSVASIQDKANLNGGAIALGHPLGASGNRILVTLIHELHKQDGQFGVASLCVGGGMGTAVIVKTVK; encoded by the coding sequence ATGGAAAAAGTATACATTGTCGCCGCTAAACGTACCCCAATCGGTTCATTTGGTGGTGCGTTAAAAAATACCTCAGCGGGCGAGTTAGCGGCGGTTGCGATCAAAGGTGCGTTGGCGCAAGCTAAGGTCGATGTCGAACATATCGACGAAGTCATTGTGGGCAACGTGGTGAGTGCAGGTCAAGGAATGGGTGTTGGACGCCAAGCCTCTGTTTATGCAGGTATTCCCGCCAGTGTCCCTGCCTATACATTAAATATGGTGTGTGGCAGCGGGATGAAAACCGTGATGGATGCCGCTTCGCATATCCGAAGCGGTGATGCCGAGATTGTCGTTGCGGCTGGGGTTGAAGTGATGTCGCAGATCCCATTTGCAATGCCGGGTAGTGTGCGTGACGGCAACAAGATGGGTCATCTATCGATGCAAGATTTGCTCATCGCAGATGGCTTGACCGATGTGTTCAATCAATATCACATGGGTGTGACGGCGGAAAATGTCGCCAAACAGGTAGGTATTAGCCGCGAAATGCAAGATCAATACGCGCTTGCGAGTCAGCAAAAAGCCGTTGCCGCGATCGAAGCTGGCAAATTTAAGCAAGAAATTGTTCCGGTTGAAGTCAAGCAACGTCGCGAGACAGTTTTGTTTGATACCGACGAATATCCCAAAGCCAATGCGACGTTGGAAGGACTGAAAGGTCTTCGTCCCGCATTTGACAAAGAAGGTAGTGTGACAGCGGGAAATGCTTCTGGCATTAACGATGGCGCGAGCGCGATTATTTTGGCTTCAGAACACGCAGTGAAAACCTATGGCTTGCAGCCTTTAGCGGAAGTTGTGAGCTACGCGCAGTCTGGATTAGCGCCTGAAATTATGGGTCTTGGCCCCGTTGAAGCGGTAAGCAAAGCGTTGGCGAAAGCGCAACTGTCAACCGATGACATTGATGTGTATGAACTCAATGAAGCCTTTGCAGCTCAGGCACTTGGCGTTATTCACAAGTTGGCAGAGCAACATCAGGTATCGGTTGCTTCCATTCAAGATAAAGCAAACCTTAACGGTGGCGCGATTGCATTGGGGCATCCACTAGGAGCGTCTGGTAACCGTATTTTGGTTACATTGATTCACGAGCTGCACAAACAAGATGGTCAGTTTGGTGTGGCTTCGTTGTGCGTCGGCGGTGGTATGGGTACTGCCGTGATAGTGAAAACAGTTAAGTAA
- the secD gene encoding protein translocase subunit SecD produces the protein MTKKHKSAKVLNHYSVWKYLVLITTLVILTLSAIPTWYGEQPSIQIAYAKDTTPQYDLLQLKKWLASQEITVDKITQQNGVTTLVFADENAQSLARKRLDGVLHADATLTFSYLSIAPQWLSDLGFNPIKLGLDLRGGVQFLLNVDVDKAFEEQRDALADEVRAMLRSEKLRSVQIQASKTSELRVLSESVQAKDKVVSFIKTNYANWQTRTEAGALVIKPSEAYVSEFQSTTLKQNLKIMRDRIEELGITEALVQRQGAHSIRIELPGVQDPAQAKNVIGATASLAFYAVKAPGAVSSSEDLILSDNDGRQVILDKRPVLTGEHIVNARAGVDKMGMSEVNISLDHSGGKKMSDFSAKHLGKPMATVYREYITQENGEISRSERVISVATIQSQLGSQFRITGAGSMDEAQQLALLLRAGSLTAPVSIVEERTIGASLGAENIENGFAALALGMGLTLTFMALWYRRLGWVANVALVANMLCLLGLIALLPGAVLTLPGIAGLVLTVGMAVDTNVIIFERIKDKMREGRSFAQAIDAGFDSAFSTILDANITTMITAVVLYAIGNGPIQGFALTLGLGLLTSMFTGVFASRAMINLIWGRDSRRSVRV, from the coding sequence ATGACAAAAAAACACAAATCGGCCAAGGTGCTCAATCACTATTCCGTTTGGAAGTACTTGGTGTTGATTACTACCCTAGTGATTCTCACTTTAAGCGCGATTCCAACGTGGTATGGCGAGCAACCCTCAATCCAGATTGCCTACGCGAAAGATACGACGCCTCAGTATGATCTGCTGCAATTGAAAAAATGGTTGGCTTCACAAGAGATCACGGTGGATAAGATCACCCAGCAAAACGGCGTAACGACCTTGGTATTTGCCGACGAAAACGCGCAAAGCCTCGCTAGAAAACGTCTAGATGGCGTCTTACATGCTGATGCAACCCTCACGTTTTCTTACCTCTCGATCGCGCCGCAATGGCTGAGCGACTTAGGGTTCAATCCGATCAAACTCGGGTTAGATCTACGTGGCGGGGTACAGTTTCTGCTCAATGTGGATGTAGACAAAGCGTTTGAAGAGCAACGGGACGCCTTAGCTGATGAAGTTCGTGCGATGCTACGTAGCGAGAAACTGCGCTCCGTGCAAATCCAGGCGAGCAAAACTTCCGAGCTACGAGTGCTCAGCGAGAGTGTGCAGGCCAAGGATAAAGTGGTGTCGTTTATCAAAACCAATTATGCCAATTGGCAAACGCGCACAGAAGCTGGAGCCTTAGTCATTAAGCCATCAGAGGCCTACGTGAGCGAGTTCCAAAGCACAACGCTCAAGCAAAATCTTAAGATCATGCGCGATCGCATTGAAGAGCTTGGCATTACGGAAGCCTTGGTGCAGCGTCAAGGTGCGCACAGTATTCGCATTGAGCTACCCGGAGTGCAAGACCCTGCTCAAGCGAAAAATGTGATTGGCGCAACGGCCAGTCTGGCTTTCTATGCAGTGAAAGCTCCGGGCGCAGTGTCTTCGTCAGAAGATCTTATCCTCAGTGACAATGATGGCCGTCAAGTGATTCTGGATAAACGCCCAGTGCTAACCGGAGAGCATATTGTCAACGCCCGCGCTGGCGTGGATAAGATGGGCATGTCGGAAGTGAACATCTCACTCGACCATAGTGGCGGCAAGAAGATGAGCGATTTCTCCGCCAAACATTTGGGTAAACCGATGGCGACGGTTTACCGCGAATACATTACACAAGAAAATGGTGAGATCTCGCGCAGTGAGCGTGTGATCAGTGTGGCCACGATTCAGTCTCAACTGGGCAGCCAATTTCGCATCACCGGTGCTGGCAGCATGGATGAGGCGCAGCAACTGGCTCTGTTGCTGCGAGCGGGATCGTTGACCGCTCCCGTCTCGATTGTTGAAGAGCGCACCATTGGCGCGTCACTCGGAGCGGAAAACATCGAAAACGGCTTTGCCGCTCTGGCATTAGGCATGGGGCTGACGCTAACTTTCATGGCGCTCTGGTATCGTCGTCTGGGCTGGGTGGCTAATGTTGCACTTGTCGCCAACATGCTTTGTTTACTTGGTCTCATCGCTTTGCTTCCGGGCGCTGTACTGACATTACCGGGCATCGCTGGCTTAGTATTGACGGTCGGGATGGCAGTCGACACCAACGTGATCATTTTTGAGAGAATTAAAGACAAGATGCGTGAAGGACGCAGCTTCGCGCAAGCGATTGATGCTGGGTTTGACAGCGCTTTCTCAACCATTCTCGATGCCAATATCACCACTATGATTACCGCCGTCGTGCTCTATGCCATCGGCAATGGGCCAATTCAAGGCTTCGCATTAACGTTGGGATTGGGCCTGCTGACCAGTATGTTCACGGGTGTTTTTGCTTCTCGAGCCATGATCAATCTGATCTGGGGACGAGATAGCCGCCGCAGTGTGAGGGTTTAA
- a CDS encoding SDR family oxidoreductase: MKKVALITGSKGGIGSAISSQLVQDGYRVVATYFTGNYQCALDWFNEKGFTEEQVRLFELDVTNTQECAERLSQLLEEEGTIDAVINNAGITRDGVFKKMRAEAWHDVINTNLNSVFNVTQPLFSAMCEKGNGRVINISSVNGLKGQFGQTNYSAAKAGMIGFSKALALEGARNGVTVNVIAPGYTLTPMVEQMNPEVLENIKAQIPMRRLATPDEIAKAVSFLMSDAGAYITGETLSVNGGLYMH; the protein is encoded by the coding sequence ATGAAAAAGGTCGCTTTGATCACCGGATCAAAAGGCGGAATTGGTTCTGCAATCTCTTCTCAACTTGTACAAGATGGCTATCGCGTAGTGGCTACTTATTTCACAGGTAACTATCAATGTGCGCTAGATTGGTTTAACGAAAAAGGCTTTACCGAAGAGCAAGTGCGCTTGTTTGAGCTTGATGTAACGAACACCCAAGAGTGTGCTGAGCGTTTGAGCCAACTCCTTGAAGAGGAAGGCACCATTGACGCCGTCATCAATAACGCGGGTATCACTCGTGATGGTGTGTTCAAAAAGATGAGAGCAGAGGCGTGGCATGATGTCATTAATACTAATCTCAACAGTGTGTTTAATGTGACGCAACCGCTTTTCTCCGCCATGTGTGAAAAAGGTAATGGCCGCGTTATCAACATCTCCTCCGTAAATGGGTTAAAAGGTCAATTTGGCCAGACTAACTACTCTGCAGCAAAAGCCGGCATGATCGGATTCTCCAAAGCATTGGCGCTGGAAGGGGCTAGAAATGGTGTCACGGTCAACGTGATTGCGCCTGGATACACATTGACGCCAATGGTTGAGCAGATGAATCCGGAAGTACTTGAAAACATCAAGGCTCAGATTCCAATGCGTCGCCTAGCTACGCCAGATGAGATTGCTAAAGCGGTCTCTTTTCTAATGAGTGACGCAGGTGCGTATATCACGGGTGAGACACTGTCGGTCAACGGCGGCTTATACATGCATTAA
- a CDS encoding Lrp/AsnC family transcriptional regulator, which yields MDRIDKKILGLIQEDGRLTTAEIADKVGLSASPCARRIKRLEQDGIIAGYHAYLVRDKVGIAMTVFVEVSLNNHQVTSIDHFEQAIVEMEEVVSCHVVSGAYDYLLEVVAKDLTGYEAFTRKLQRLQNVKDIHTHLAIRNVKNSAALPIYR from the coding sequence ATGGATAGGATAGATAAGAAAATACTCGGATTGATTCAAGAAGATGGTCGCCTAACCACTGCAGAGATCGCTGATAAGGTTGGTTTATCTGCCTCGCCCTGCGCAAGACGGATTAAACGTTTAGAGCAAGATGGCATCATCGCTGGATATCATGCGTATCTAGTTCGGGATAAAGTGGGTATTGCCATGACGGTGTTTGTCGAGGTGAGTCTCAACAATCATCAAGTGACGTCAATTGATCACTTTGAACAAGCCATTGTAGAAATGGAAGAAGTCGTCAGTTGTCACGTCGTCTCCGGAGCCTACGACTACTTGCTTGAGGTAGTGGCAAAAGACTTAACCGGATATGAAGCGTTTACTCGAAAGTTGCAGCGTTTACAAAACGTCAAGGATATTCATACGCACTTAGCGATTCGTAACGTAAAAAACTCAGCGGCACTGCCGATCTACCGCTAA